In the genome of Gemmobacter fulvus, the window CCGCCCTTGGCATGACGCTGGTGGTGGATGAGGTCGGCAACATGTTCGCCACCTTGCCGGGTCGCAACCCGAACCTCGCGCCCATCGCCATGGGCAGCCATCTGGACACCCAGCCGACGGGTGGAAAATTTGACGGTGTGCTGGGGGTTCTGGCCGGGCTGGAGGTGCTGCGCAGCCTGAAGGATGCGGGTCTCACCACCGAAGCGCCCCTGATGCTGGTCAACTGGACCAACGAGGAAGGCTCGCGGTTTTCGCCGGCCATGCTGGGGTCCGGGGTCTGGGCCGGGGTATATTCGCGCGCCGAGGCTGATGCCCGGCAGGATGCCGCCGGTGAAAGTTTCGGCGCGGCGCTTGATGCGATCGGCTGGCGCGGCACGGCAAGGGCCGGATCGCAACGCTTTGCCGCGATGTTCGAGCTGCATATCGAACAGGGTCCGGTGCTGGAGGCCGAGGGCAAGGAGATCGGCATCGTGACCGGCGTTCAGGGCCTGCGCTGGTTCGAGGCCCGGCTGACGGGCTGCGCCGCCCATACCGGGTCAACCCCGATGACGATGCGCCGCAATGCGCTGCTGGGGGCCGCGCGGGTGATCGAGGCGGTGGACGCCATCGGGCTGGCCCATGCGCCGCACGCCGTGGCGACCGTCGGCTTTCTTGAGGTCTCGCCGAATTCGAACAATGTCATTCCGGGCCAGGTGGATTTCACCATCGACCTGCGCCACCCCGATGACGCGGTTCTGGCGCAGATGGAAGCCGATCTGCGCGCGGCCTTCGACACCGCTGCCGGAGGCATCGGGCTGGAGGGCGATCTGCGCCGCATCTCGAAGGTCGATGCGGTGCGGTTCGATGCGGACTGCATTGCCTCAGTTCGGGCGGGGGCCGAGCGCGCGGGAGTTTGCGGGCGCGAGATCATCTCGGGTGCGGGGCATGATGCGGTCCATTGTGCCGCCGTCGCGCCAACGGTGATGATCTTCGTGCCATCGGAAGGGGGCCTCAGCCACAATCCGGCAGAAGCCACCAGCGCCGCCGAATGTGCCACCGGCACTCAGGTTCTGCTGGATGCGGTTCTGGCGCATGACCGCCTGCTGGCCGAACGCCACCGCGCCGCCTGATCCTGCCATCTGATCCCCTTTTGCGTGCGGGTGGAACGCTCTGCCCGCATCCCTTCCTGCAAAGATCCTTATTCATGCGCATTGTCATTGCCCGTCAGAACCACGAAACCAACACCTTCTCGCCGGTGCCGACGCCACTTGCCGCCTTCCGCCCGCTTTACGGTGCCGAGGCGCTGGCCGAGGCGCGCGGCATGAAGACCGCGCTTGGTGCCTTCCATGCCTGGGCCGAGGCACAGGGGGCCGAAGTCTCCTGCCCGCTGATCGCCCATGCCTGGCCAAGCGCCCCGGTCGAGGATGACGCGTTCGACCATATGGCAGCGGTGATCCTTGCCGATATCGCCAAGGGCTGCGACATGGTCCTGCTGGACCTGCACGGCGCCATGGTCACGCGCAGCCATGACGATGGCGAGGGTGAACTGCTGGCCCGGATCCGGGCGGCGGCTCCGGGCGTGCCGGTCGGTGTTGCGCTGGATCTGCATGGCAACATCACGCCCCGCATGGTGGAAAACTGCGATGCGATGGCGGGGTTCAAAACCTATCCCCATGTCGACATGTATGAAACCGGCGTGCTGGTCTGCACGATGATGGATCAGATCCGTCAGGGCCTGCGCCCCGTGATGGCGCGGGTGCAACCGCCGCTTTTGGGCCATACGCTGCCGATGAACACCACGGTGCCCGGGGCCATGGCCGATGTGATTGCCGCAGCCCGCGTCGCCGAAACCCGCCCGGGCGTGCTGGCAGTCAGCGTCTTTGGCGGCTTTCCGGCGGCCGATCTCTACGAGGCAGGGGCCAGCGTGGTTGCGGTCACGACCCCGGATCTGGATCCCGAAAGCGTGGCACATGACATTGCCCGCCTGATCTGGGACCGGCGCGCCGAATTTCTCTATGATCAAAAGCCCCTAGGTGTGTCGATCCGCGAGGCAAGCGCGGCAGCGGCGCGCCCCGGCAACGGGCCGGTTCTGATGCTGGATCATGGCGACAACTGCATGTCGGGCGGCACCTGCGAGAACATGGATGTGCTGGAGGCGGCGCTTGCCGCTGGGCTGGCCGGCATCCTGACCGGCCCCGTTGCCGATCCGCAGGCTGTAGAACAGGCCTTTGCGGCAGGCCTTGGGGCCGAGGTGGAGATTGCCGTTGGCAACCGGATTGCCGCCGATGGTTTTGCGCCGCCGCGTCCGTCTCTGATCTTGCGCGGCCGGGTTCTGGCGCTTGCCGACGGGCGTTATACGATCACCGGGCCGATCTATACCGGCATGACCTGCGATATGGGCCGGTCTGTGGTGATTGAGACCGGCGCCGCAAAAGTGCTGATTTCTTCCCAGACGCATGAACCCTGGGATGAAGCCGTGTTCACATCGCTGGGCATCGACCCGCGCGACTGCCAATATCTGTTGCTGAAGTCGCGGATGTATTGCCGGCCGGTCTTTGAACCTCTAGCTAAGGCTGTGGTGGAATGTGCGGGGGGCGGTGTGACCGGCTCGGATTACAGCCTGTTCCCATATCACAAGTTGCGCCGTCCGATCTGTCCGCTGGATCCGGGTGTCGAATGGGAGTAGTTGCCGATGGAAGCTGAAGATGCTCACGGGGCACAGCAGGCCGCAGAACTGCCGCCCGGTCGCCGGATGCGCCGGATCAAGCTGTCCGATCAGGTGGCCGAAGAATTGCGCCGCTGGATCGCACGCGACAATCTGGGCCCCAAGGACCGCCTGCCGCCCGAAAAGGTGCTGATGCAGCATTTCGGCTGCTCCAAGGGCACCATCCGCGAGGCCCTGAAGGCGCTGGAGGTCGAGGGCCTGCTGGTCATGCAGTCCGGCGCGAATGGCGGACCCGAGATTCAGGCCACCACAACCGAGACCGTCATCCAGCAGATGCGGCAGTATTTCCATTTTCAGCAGCTGGATTTCGAAGATGTCTACGAGCTGCGCAAGAAACTGGAAGTCATGTTGGCCGAAAACGTCGTCGGCAAGCTGACCGAGGATCACTTCCGCCGTTTGCAGGCCAATATCGACACCTGCATACAGGCCATGCGGGATGATGACCGCGAAGCCGGTCGTGTGGTCGAGGTGCAGTTCCACGACATCCTGGCCGAGGCTTGCGACAATCCGATCCTGGATCTGATGTGCCGCTTCCTGAATGTGATGGTGCGCGATCTGGTGCTGCGTCGCACCGACAGCCTGCGTGAACATTCCGCCTTCGGCCAGCAGAACATCGACGCCCATATCGAACTGATCGAAGCCCTGCGCCGCGAAGATCGCGATGCGGTCAGCGCCGCGATGGGCCGCCACATGCATTGCGCCGAATGTTCGATGAAGGAACTGGACGCAACCTTCCACCTCGATCTTCTCAGCCGTCAGTGACACGGCCTGACCCCAGCCGTGGCAGGTTTCCCCGTTTTGGCGGGGAGTAGAATCCGCGCTGGCGCAGAAACTTTCAACGCCTTTGCAGGCTGTGGTTTCGGTCTCCTGACTGTGACAGCGGTGGGCGGGCGTGGCGGGGTGCAGGTGCAGTTCCGCTTCGGCGTTCGCCGCTCAGCCGCGCCCGCGATAGGGCGGCACGCCCTGATCCGGGATCCAGACGGAAGACGGCGCTGCGCCCGATTGCCAGAACACATCAATCGGAATCCCGCCGCGTGGATACCAGTATCCGCCGATGCGCAGCCATTGCGGTTCCAGAAACGCCACCAGCCGCCGGGCAATCGACACGGTGCAATCCTCGTGGAAGGCTCCGTGATTGCGGAAGGCTCCAAGGTAAAGCTTCAGCGACTTGCTTTCCACCAGCCACTCGCCCGGCACATAGTCGATCACCAGATGGGCGAAATCGGGCTGGCCGGTCATCGGGCAGAGCGAGGTGAATTCGGGCGCGGTGAAGCGCACGCAATAGGCGGTGTCGGCCTGCGGGTTGCGCACGCGCTCCAGTTCGGCCACCTCGGGGCTGGCGGGCAGCACGGTGGCACCGCCCAATTGCTTGAGATCGCTGTAAATCGTGTCAGTCATCGGGAACTCCTGAAAAGGTCAGACGCCGCGCTGATTGCCCCAGACCCAGACATGCAGCTGCGGCAGCACGCGGGGGGCAAACCAGCCATCGGCGGTTACGGTATCAATCAGTCCGCGCAGGCGCGCGGCGGCGGCTTCCAGATCCACCGGGGCCTCGGGGCCCACCTCGGGGTTGCCGGGTTGCAGATAGAGCGGCAGGCCGGGGTGGCGGGCATGGGCGGCACGGGCAAAGGCGTAATCGGCGGCATCGAAGATCACGAGCTTCATGACCACAGGCGCTGCCCCCGCTGCGGCAAGGCAGGCGTCAAACCGGGCCCAGTCGGTCGCCTCGCCGCTGGAGGGAGGCTTGGGGCTCAGCACCAGCATGTCCAGTGCCGCGAACCAGTCTTGCGCGATGCTGCCCTGCGTCTCGCAGGCAAAGCCATAGCCCTCGGCCCGGCCAAGCGCGATCAGCGGCGCGAAATCCTGTATCGCCGGATTGCCGCCCGAGATCGACACGGTGAGGGGCCGCCCGCCGCTGAGGCTGCGGATGCGCGCCATCACCGCCTCGGGCGTCAGGGCGGCCCAGTCGTGGCGGAACTGGCTGTCCACGGCGTGCAGGCTGTCGCACCATACACAGCGGTAATCGCAGCCGCCCGCGCGCACAAAGACCGTGGGCTGCCCGATCAAGGCGCCTTCGCCCTGCACGGTGGGGCCGAAAATCTCGGCGATGCGCAGGCGGCTCATGGCCGATACTCGGCCCAGGTCTTGGGCGTCTCCGACACCCGCACAGCGGCGGTTTCGGGCCAGCGGGCGGCGCACCAGTCGTAAAAATGCAGCGCCATCGCCTCGGCGGTCGAGGGGCCGGGGAACACATCATTCAGGTGCCGGTGATCAAACTGGCTGTCGATATAGTGTTTCAGCGCCGCAAGCTCGTGATAATCGCGCACGAACCCATCGGCATTCAGCGTCGGTGCGGCCAGTTCGACCATGACGACATAATTATGCCCATGCAGCCGTGCGCATTGATGATCGGCGGGCAGGTGGGTCAGTTGATGTGAGGCGGAGAAGTGGAATTCCTTGCAAATGCGGAACATCACACCCCCGCCCGGTTGGCCACGGCCACACGCCAGAAATCGGGGTCGGCATAGGCGGTCGGGTCGGGCAGGCCCGCCAGATCAAAGGCCTCGCGCCGTTCCACACAGGTGCCGCAACGCCCGCAATGCTGCGCGCCGCCCTTGTAGCAGGACCATGTTTCGGCAAAGGGCGTGCCATTGGCCGCGCCCTCGCGCACGATATCGGCCTTGTTGCGATGCACGAAGGGCGTCCACAACCGCACATCGGCGTAACCATCCAGCGCGGCGCGCTGCATGATGTCAAACGCCTCGGTAAAGGCGGGGCGGCAATCGGGATAGATGAAGTGATCGCCGCCATGCACCGCCGTCGCCACCGCCGCATCGCCATGGGCCGCCGCGATGCCATAGGCCACGGTCAGCATGATGGCGTTGCGGTTCGGGACCACGGTGATGCGCATGGTGTCTTCGGCGTAATGCCCATCCGGCACGTCGATATCATCGGTCAGCGCCGAGCCGGTCAGCGCCGCACCGATGGCGCGCAGGTCGATCAGGTGATGCGGCACGCCCAGCCGTGCGGCGGCGGCGGCGGCAAAATCCAGCTCCTTGCGGTGGCGCTGGCCGTAATCGAAGGAAACAAGCCGGGTCAGATCACGGCTGCGGGCCGTGATATGGGCCAGCGATACGGAATCCAATCCGCCAGAGCAGATGACAAGTGTTTTCATGATCAGTCCTTGTTTTGATAACCGGGTAGGCTGCGACCGGTGCGCGCCGCTTCTAGGGCCTTGAGGGCAGTCCCGCAACCCCGCCAAGGAGTGTTCGCCAGGAAACCGCCGCCGGCATCATTGTGCTGTCAGTGTTGCCAAACCACCGAGCCCCACAATGTTCCCGCGCCGAAGGCCGAAAACAGCATCGGCCCGGGGCGCAGCGGGCCGCGCTGGGCAATGCGGCAGGACAGGGCAAGCGGTATGGTGGCGGCGGATGAGTTGCCATGCCGTGCAAGCGTGCCCAGACATTCTGCATCTTGCAGGTCAAGCCGCTGCCTGACCTTGTCGAGGATACGCTGATTGGCCTGATGCGGAACCCAGGTTGCGATCTCTGGCGCGCCCAGCCCGGCGCCGCTCAGCGCTTCTTGCGCGGAGAGAACCATCCCCTCCACTGCGCGGGCAAAGATGGCACGGCCATCGCGCATCCGCATGGTCAGACCGCCCGCACCGGGGGCAGTGAACGGCAGGCGCGAGCCGCCCCTGTCGATGCGGATCATGTCATAGCCTGCCCCGTCTGACCGCAGCACGACCGCCTTGGGGCCGAGCGACGGATCGGAGGCAGGCCGCAGCAGCACCGCCCCCGCCGCATCGGCAAACAGCACCCGGCTGGCAATTTCGGTCGGCTCGATCCGCCGCGACAGCAGATTGGCCGCCATCACCAGCACCGCACGCCCGGTAATCCGCACATGCCCGGCCCCCAGCACCAGCGCATGCAGAAACCCGGCACAGGCGCCGGCCAGATCCACCGCGCCGCAGTCCAACCCAAGCCGCTGTGCCACCAGCGGCGCCGTGGGTGGCAGCAGGTGATCGGGGGTCGAGGTGGCCAGCAACAGCAGCCCGACCTCGGCAGGTGCCGCGCCCGCCATGCGCAGCGCCATCTCTCCGGCAGGCACCGCCAGATCGCTCAGCGCCTGATCCGGTGCGGCGTAGTGGCGGCTGCGAATGCCGGTGCGCGCCTCGATCCAGCCTGCGGGCAGGGCCAGATCGGCCTCGATCTCGGCATTCATCACCCGGCGCGCGGGCAGATAATGGCCAAAACCTGCCATGGTGACCCCGCGCGCCGCGCCCTCAGCCCAGGTCATCGGCGGCCTCCAGCAGGGCATCGTGGCAGGCGGTCAACTCGGCCCCGGTGCTGCAATAGGGCGGCAGCAGGTAGACCGTATTGCCCAGCGGGCGGATCAGCAGGTTGCGTTCGATGAAAAAGCGCAAGAGCGCCGAGCCAGTCTCGGCCATATAGCTGCCCGGCCCGCCGATCTCGGCGGCCAGAAGCGTGCCAAGCTGGCGCGCGCCACGGATCTTCGGGTGGGCGGCCAGCCGGGCTAGCCCCTTGGCCTGCGCCGCCGACACGGCGTCGATCCGGGCCTGCACCGGCTCGTTCGCCCAGATCTCCAGATTGGCAACCCCGGCGGCGCAGGCAATCGGGTTGGCGGTATAGCTGGAGGAATGGAAGAAGGTCTTGCGCCGGTCCTGCGACCAATGCGCGGCAAAGATCTCCTCGCGGCACAACGTCACCGCCAGCGGCAGATGGCCGCCGGTTATGCCCTTGGACAGGCACAGGATATCCGGCACGACCCCGGCATGGTCACAGGCCAGAAACCGCCCGGTGCGGCCCCAGCCGGTCATCACCTCATCAGCGATCAGCAGCACGCCGTGGCGGGCGCAGATTGCCGCCATCTCGGCCAACAGGGCAGGGGGGTAGAACAGCATCCCCCCCGCGCCAAGGGCCAGCGGCTCCAGCAGCAGGGCCGCCGTTTCGGGGGCACGGGCCAGATGGTCCAGCGCGTCCAGCGTTGCCTGTTCGCGCCCCGGTGCGGGAAAGGGGATACGGTCTACCGCGTACAGCAGCGGGTCATAGGGCTGGGTAAAGACACCCCGTTCGCCCGCCGACATCGTGCCGACGGTATCGCCGTGATAGCCGTTTTCCATCACCACGATGCGGTGCCGCGCCGCGCCCCGGTGGCGGAAATGGCCAAGCGCCATCTTGATCGCCACCTCCACCGCGGTCGAGCCGCTGT includes:
- a CDS encoding Zn-dependent hydrolase, which codes for MSNLKINPDRLWQSLMETARIGGTPEGGIARLTLSEDDAKVRAWLAAQTAALGMTLVVDEVGNMFATLPGRNPNLAPIAMGSHLDTQPTGGKFDGVLGVLAGLEVLRSLKDAGLTTEAPLMLVNWTNEEGSRFSPAMLGSGVWAGVYSRAEADARQDAAGESFGAALDAIGWRGTARAGSQRFAAMFELHIEQGPVLEAEGKEIGIVTGVQGLRWFEARLTGCAAHTGSTPMTMRRNALLGAARVIEAVDAIGLAHAPHAVATVGFLEVSPNSNNVIPGQVDFTIDLRHPDDAVLAQMEADLRAAFDTAAGGIGLEGDLRRISKVDAVRFDADCIASVRAGAERAGVCGREIISGAGHDAVHCAAVAPTVMIFVPSEGGLSHNPAEATSAAECATGTQVLLDAVLAHDRLLAERHRAA
- a CDS encoding M81 family metallopeptidase: MRIVIARQNHETNTFSPVPTPLAAFRPLYGAEALAEARGMKTALGAFHAWAEAQGAEVSCPLIAHAWPSAPVEDDAFDHMAAVILADIAKGCDMVLLDLHGAMVTRSHDDGEGELLARIRAAAPGVPVGVALDLHGNITPRMVENCDAMAGFKTYPHVDMYETGVLVCTMMDQIRQGLRPVMARVQPPLLGHTLPMNTTVPGAMADVIAAARVAETRPGVLAVSVFGGFPAADLYEAGASVVAVTTPDLDPESVAHDIARLIWDRRAEFLYDQKPLGVSIREASAAAARPGNGPVLMLDHGDNCMSGGTCENMDVLEAALAAGLAGILTGPVADPQAVEQAFAAGLGAEVEIAVGNRIAADGFAPPRPSLILRGRVLALADGRYTITGPIYTGMTCDMGRSVVIETGAAKVLISSQTHEPWDEAVFTSLGIDPRDCQYLLLKSRMYCRPVFEPLAKAVVECAGGGVTGSDYSLFPYHKLRRPICPLDPGVEWE
- a CDS encoding FadR/GntR family transcriptional regulator, translating into MEAEDAHGAQQAAELPPGRRMRRIKLSDQVAEELRRWIARDNLGPKDRLPPEKVLMQHFGCSKGTIREALKALEVEGLLVMQSGANGGPEIQATTTETVIQQMRQYFHFQQLDFEDVYELRKKLEVMLAENVVGKLTEDHFRRLQANIDTCIQAMRDDDREAGRVVEVQFHDILAEACDNPILDLMCRFLNVMVRDLVLRRTDSLREHSAFGQQNIDAHIELIEALRREDRDAVSAAMGRHMHCAECSMKELDATFHLDLLSRQ
- the queF gene encoding preQ(1) synthase, with protein sequence MTDTIYSDLKQLGGATVLPASPEVAELERVRNPQADTAYCVRFTAPEFTSLCPMTGQPDFAHLVIDYVPGEWLVESKSLKLYLGAFRNHGAFHEDCTVSIARRLVAFLEPQWLRIGGYWYPRGGIPIDVFWQSGAAPSSVWIPDQGVPPYRGRG
- the queE gene encoding 7-carboxy-7-deazaguanine synthase QueE encodes the protein MSRLRIAEIFGPTVQGEGALIGQPTVFVRAGGCDYRCVWCDSLHAVDSQFRHDWAALTPEAVMARIRSLSGGRPLTVSISGGNPAIQDFAPLIALGRAEGYGFACETQGSIAQDWFAALDMLVLSPKPPSSGEATDWARFDACLAAAGAAPVVMKLVIFDAADYAFARAAHARHPGLPLYLQPGNPEVGPEAPVDLEAAAARLRGLIDTVTADGWFAPRVLPQLHVWVWGNQRGV
- a CDS encoding 6-pyruvoyl trahydropterin synthase family protein; translation: MFRICKEFHFSASHQLTHLPADHQCARLHGHNYVVMVELAAPTLNADGFVRDYHELAALKHYIDSQFDHRHLNDVFPGPSTAEAMALHFYDWCAARWPETAAVRVSETPKTWAEYRP
- the queC gene encoding 7-cyano-7-deazaguanine synthase QueC, with product MKTLVICSGGLDSVSLAHITARSRDLTRLVSFDYGQRHRKELDFAAAAAARLGVPHHLIDLRAIGAALTGSALTDDIDVPDGHYAEDTMRITVVPNRNAIMLTVAYGIAAAHGDAAVATAVHGGDHFIYPDCRPAFTEAFDIMQRAALDGYADVRLWTPFVHRNKADIVREGAANGTPFAETWSCYKGGAQHCGRCGTCVERREAFDLAGLPDPTAYADPDFWRVAVANRAGV
- a CDS encoding beta-ketoacyl-ACP synthase 3, whose product is MTWAEGAARGVTMAGFGHYLPARRVMNAEIEADLALPAGWIEARTGIRSRHYAAPDQALSDLAVPAGEMALRMAGAAPAEVGLLLLATSTPDHLLPPTAPLVAQRLGLDCGAVDLAGACAGFLHALVLGAGHVRITGRAVLVMAANLLSRRIEPTEIASRVLFADAAGAVLLRPASDPSLGPKAVVLRSDGAGYDMIRIDRGGSRLPFTAPGAGGLTMRMRDGRAIFARAVEGMVLSAQEALSGAGLGAPEIATWVPHQANQRILDKVRQRLDLQDAECLGTLARHGNSSAATIPLALSCRIAQRGPLRPGPMLFSAFGAGTLWGSVVWQH
- a CDS encoding adenosylmethionine--8-amino-7-oxononanoate transaminase translates to MPKASPIWHPFTQHALFPQMRTITSASGAWLTDAAGARVFDAVSSWWVVTHGHCHPHIVQAIRDQAGRLDQVIFAGHTHEPAERFAALLLAHLPPSLTRLFFSDSGSTAVEVAIKMALGHFRHRGAARHRIVVMENGYHGDTVGTMSAGERGVFTQPYDPLLYAVDRIPFPAPGREQATLDALDHLARAPETAALLLEPLALGAGGMLFYPPALLAEMAAICARHGVLLIADEVMTGWGRTGRFLACDHAGVVPDILCLSKGITGGHLPLAVTLCREEIFAAHWSQDRRKTFFHSSSYTANPIACAAGVANLEIWANEPVQARIDAVSAAQAKGLARLAAHPKIRGARQLGTLLAAEIGGPGSYMAETGSALLRFFIERNLLIRPLGNTVYLLPPYCSTGAELTACHDALLEAADDLG